DNA sequence from the Pseudomonas fluorescens Q2-87 genome:
CTTTACCCCAATACCTTGGGGCTACATGCTCGATCGCAGCAATTTCGCATAACTGTCTACTATGGAATGCCGCGAATACATGAAGCGCAAGAACATTCTTTTCATCATGGCCGATCAAATGGCCGCGCCAATGTTGCCGATCTACGGTCCTTCACCCATCAAACTGCCCAACCTGTCGCGCCTGGCCGCTGAAGGCGTGGTGTTCGACGCCGCCTATTGCAACAGCCCGCTCTGCGCACCGTCGCGCTTCACCCTGGTCAGCGGCCAGTTGCCGAGCAAGATCGGCGCCTATGACAACGCGGCGGATTTTCCGGCAGACGTACCGACTTATGCCCATTACTTGCGGCGCCTCGGCTACCGCACGGCGTTGTCCGGCAAGATGCATTTTTGCGGTCCCGATCAACTGCACGGTTATGAAGAGCGCCTGACCAGCGATATTTATCCGGCCGATTATGGCTGGGCGGTGAATTGGGACGAGCCCGATGTACGGCCCAGCTGGTACCACAACATGTCCTCGGTGTTGCAGGCCGGGCCGTGCGTGCGCACCAACCAACTGGATTTCGACGAAGAAGTGGTGTTCAAGGCGCAGCAATACCTGTTCGACCACATTCGTGAAGACGGGGATCAGCCGTTCTGTCTGACCGTGTCCATGACTCACCCGCACGATCCATACACGATTCCCAAGGCGTTCTGGGACCTGTACGAGGACAAGGACATCCCGCTGCCACACACGCCGGCGCAAACCGAACTCGACCCACATTCCCAGCGGCTGCTAAAGGTTTACGACCTGTGGGACAAGCCGTTGCCTGTGGATAAGATTCGCGATGCTCGCCGGGCCTATTTTGGCGCGTGCAGCTACATTGACAGCAACGTCGGCAAACTGCTGCAAACGCTGGAGGACACTGGCCTGCTGGACGACACCATCGTGGTGTTCTCCGGCGACCACGGCGACATGCTTGGGGAAAAGGGCCTTTGGTACAAAATGCACTGGTTCGAAATGGCCGCCCGCGTGCCGCTGTTGATCAGCGCGCCGGGGCAGTTTGCCAGCGGTCGGGTCAGCGCGGCGGTGTCCACGGCCGACCTGCTGCCGACCCTCGTCGAACTGGCCGGCGGCACGCTGGAGCCGGGTTTGCCGCTGGATGGCCGTTCGCTGGTACCGCACCTGCAAGGGCAGGGCGGCCATGACGAAGTGTTTGGCGAATACATGGCCGAAGGCACCGTCAGCCCGTTGATGATGATTCGCCGCGGCCCCTGGAAGTTCATCTACAGCGAAGACGATCCGTGCCTGTTGTTCGACGTGCGTAACGATCCTGAGGAACAGGAAGATCTTAGCCAATCGCCGGAACATCGGACGCTATTCGGCGATTTTCTCGCCCAAGCGCGGGCCAAATGGGATATTCCAACCATTCACCGCCAGGTGCTCGCCAGCCAGCGGCGTCGGCGTTTCGTTGCCCAGGCACTGACCCTGGGCAAACTCAAGAGCTGGGATCACCAGCCAATGGTGGACGCCAGTCAGCAATACATGCGCAACCACATCGACCTCGACGATCTGGAGCGCAAGGCCCGTTATCCACAACCCTGCCAAAACCAATAACGTAAGGGGAAGCACATGCAAAAGTTATCCACAGTACTGACCGCTGGGCTGTTGGCGTTGAGCAGTGTTTCGGCATGGGCCGAGCAAAGCTGCGACACCGTGAAAATGGCCGACCCGGGTTGGAGCGACATCGCTGCGACCAACGCCATCACCGGTTTCCTGCTGGACGGGATGGGCTACAAGGCCAAGGTCGACACCCTTGCAGTGCCGATCACCTTTGGCGGCCTCAAGGATGGCCAGGTGGATGTGTTCCTTGGCAACTGGATGCCAGCCCAGCAGGGTTTCTATGACAAGTTCGTGGCCAATGGCGATGTGACGCAGCTGGCGAAGAACCTCGACGGCACGGAATTCACCTTGGCGGTCCCGGATTATGTCTGGGACGCAGGTGTGCATAACTTTGCCGACCTGAACAAATTCGCCGACAAGTTCGACAAGAAAATCTACGGCATCGGCTCCGGCGCGCCGGCAAACCTGTCGTTGAAAGAGATCATCAAAACCAACGACTTCGGCATGGGCGAGTGGAAACTGGTGGAATCCAGCGAGCAGGCGATGCTCGCCGAAGTTTCCCGGGCCGTTAAGAAGCAGAAGTTCGTGACCTTCCTTGGCTGGACGCCGCACCCGATGAACGTGCAGCTGAAAATGCATTACCTCAAGGGTGGCGAGAAATACTTCGGCGACACCGGCAGCGTCTATACCCTGACCCGCAAAGGTTATGCACAGGCCTGCCCGAACGTGGGCAAGCTGTTGACGAACCTTAGCTTCACCCAGGAAATGGAAAACAGCATCATGGCCGAGGTGGTCAACAACAAAGTCAGCAACGCCGACGCGGCCAAGGCCTGGATCAAGGCTAACCCGGCTGTGCTGGATAAATGGCTGGACGGTGTGAAGACCGTGGATGGCAAAGATGCGTTGGCGGCGGTGAAAGCCAAGCTGTAAAGCCGATGTGCCGGTGAGTTGCTCTTGTGGCGAGGGAGCTTGCTCCCGCTGGAGGGCGAAGCCCTCCCAAAACCGATACGGTGTCGTGCCGTCTCGGATTTTGGGGCTGCTTCGCAGCCCAGCGGGAGCAAGCTCGCTCGCCACGGGCGGTCACTCGCCTGATACTCTGCGCCAAACCCCATCCTTGAGGCCCCATGGCAATTCCCACCCGCCGCTCACTCTTGCCGTTCCTGAACTGGCTGCCTCGGCAGACCCGCGCCAGCGTCGGCCGTGACCTGATCGTCGGCCTGAGCGGCGCGATTCTGGCGTTGCCGCAATCCATTGCCTACGCCCTGATCGCCGGTTTACCGCCTGAATACGGACTGTACGCGGCGATTGTGCCGGTGTTGATCGCGTGCCTGTGGGGATCGTCGTGGCATTTGATCTGCGGTCCCACGGCGGCGATTTCCATCGTCCTGTACGCCACCGTCAGTCCACTGGCCGTACCCGCCAGCGAGGACTACGTCACGTTGATCCTGCTGCTGACTGTGCTGGCGGGCATCTTCCAGTGGCTGCTGGGGTTGTTGCGTTTCGGGGCGCTGGTCAATTTCGTCTCGCACTCGGTGGTGCTGGGTTTCACCTTGGGCGCGGCGGTGGTCATTGCGCTGGGGCAGTTGCCAAACTTGCTGGGCCTGGAGTTGCCGAACGAAGCCACGGCGTTGAAAGGCTTGTTGAGACTGCTCAGCCACATCGGGGCTGTGGATAAACCGTCGTTGCTGTTGGGATTGGGAACGTTGGTCATCGGCGTCGTGCTCAAACGCTTGTTGCCACGCTGGCCGAGCCTGTTGATAACTCTGGTGCTCAGCAGCCTGTTGGTCTGGTTGTGGCCGGCAATGTTCGGGCATGTGGCGCTGGTCAGTGCCTTTGTCGGGCGCCTGCCCCCGTTCGCTCCGCTGCCGCTGGACCTGGAATTGATACTGCGCCTGCTGCCTGGGGCCGTCGCGGTTGGCATGCTCGGGCTGGTCACCAGCCTGTCCATCGCCCGCTCGCTGTCGGTCCGCTCCGGGCAACTGCTCGATGCGAACCAGGAGGTGAGGGCGCAGGGGCTTTCCAACATCGTTGGAGGATTTTTCTCCGGATCGCTGTCGGCCGGTTCTTTTACCCGTTCCGGCCTCAGTTATGAAGCCGGGGCCTGCTCGCCGTTGGCCGGGGTGTTCTCGGCGTTGTGGGTGGCGTTGTTTGCGGTCGCCGGGGCGAAACTGATCGCGCACATTCCGATTCCCGCCATGGCCGGCAGCATCCTGCTGATCGCCTGGGGCCTGGTGGACCACCGAGGCATCCGCGCGCTGTATCGCGTCAGTCGTGCCGAATTCGTGGTGATGGGCCTGACTTGCCTGGCCACGCTGCTGCTGGAGCTGCAAACCGCCATCTACGCCGGCGTCCTGGCCTCGCTGTTCTTCTATCTCAAACGAACGTCGCAGCCACGGGTGCAACACTTTCGCGAGGGAGAGGCAGAGATCCTGCGGGTGGGCGGCTCGATCTTTTTCGGCGCCAGCCACTACCTGCAAGTGCGCCTGCAACGGCTGCAGGCGCAACGGGTGGTGATCGACGCACAGCAGATCAACTTCATCGATTATTCCGGGGTGGAAATGCTTCACCAGGAGGCCCGGCGCCTGCGCAGTCAGGGGCGTAGCCTGACGTTGCGCATGGCCCGGCCGCAGGTGGTGGAAGAGTTGTTGAAACTGGAGGGGGCACAGAAGTGCCCGATTCTTTTTGAGGACTGACTGCAAGAAACCAAGGCAGGTATTAAACCTGTGGCGAGGGGATTTATCCCCGCTGGGGCGCGAAGCGGCCCCTTCTTTGGGACTGCTTCGCAGTCCAACGGGGATAAATCCCCTCGCCACAACAACCTAAAGCTGGCGGCGCAGTTCGGCCAGCACTGGCGCGGTGTCGGGGCGCACGCCGCGCCACAGGTAAAATGCTTCACCCGCCTGCTCGGCCAGCATCCCCAAGCCATCCATTGCCAACGCCGCGCCGTGTTCGCTGGCCCAGCGGCAGAACGAGGTCGGCTCCTTGCCGTACATCATGTCGTAGCAGACCGTCAGGCCGGGCTCGATCAAGCTGCCGGCAATCGGCGGCACCTCTCCTGACAGGCTGGCGGACGTGGCGTTGATGATCAGGTCCACCGGCTCTTGCAACCAGTCGAAACCACTGGCCGAGACCGGCCCCAGATCCGCGAACAATTCCGCCAGCAACTCAGCCTTTTCCACTGTGCGATTGGCGATGATCACTGAGGCCGGTGCTTCAGCCAGCAGCGGCTCCAGGGCGCCGCGCACCGCGCCGCCGGCCCCCAGCAACAGGATGCGCTTGCCTTTGAGGCTCAGGCCCGCATTGACGGTCAAGTCCCGTACCAGCCCGGCGCCGTCGGTGTTGTCGCCCAGCAGGCGGCCGTCGGCCAGCTTGCTCAACGTGTTGACCGCGCCGGCCCGCTGCGCTCGCTGCGTCAGGCTGTCGGCCAGGCGGAAGGCGTCTTCCTTGAACGGCACCGTGACGTTTGCCCCACGCCCTTCGCGGAAAAATGCCCGTGCGCAACCGGCAAAATCCTCCAGGGGCGCCAGCAGCGTGGTGTAGTCCAGCGCTTGTCCGGTTTGTTCGGCAAACAAGCGGTGAATCAACGGCGACTTGCTGTGGCCGATCGGGTTACCCATTACAACGTAGCGATCCATGGACATTCCCCGTTCAGGCCGTTGCCAGCCAATCGCGATCCTGCAGGAAGTATTCGGTCAGCCGCGCTTCCTCGCTGCCCGGTTCGGCTTTCCAGTCGTAGCCCCAGCGCACTTGCGGCGGCAGGGACATCAGGATCGATTCGGTACGCCCGCCCGATTGCAGCCCGAACAGCGTGCCGCGGTCGTAGACCAGGTTGAATTCCACGTAGCGCCCGCGGCGAAACTCCTGGAACTCGCGCTGCTTGGCGGTGAAGGGATCATTCTTGCGTCGGCGCATGATCGGCAGGTAGGCATCGATGTAGGCGTCGCCAATGGCGCGCATGAAGGCGAAGCTGGTGTCGAAATCCCATTCGTTCAGATCATCGAAAAACAAGCCGCCGATGCCCCGTGGCTCGTTGCGATGCTTGAGATGAAAGTAGCTGTCGCACCAGGCTTTGTAGCGCGCATATACATTCGGGCCGAACGGCGCGCAGGCCTGCTCGGCGACACGGTGCCAATGCACGCAATCTTCTTCTACGCCGTAGTAGGGCGTCAGGTCGAAGCCACCGCCGAACCACCAGACGGGCTCTTCACCTTCCTTTTCGGCGATGAAAAAGCGCACGTTGGCGTGGGACGTCGGGATATGGGGATTGTGCGGATGAATGACCAGCGATACGCCCAGGGCTTCGAAGCCGCGCCCGGCCAGTTCCGGCCGGTGGGCACTGGCCGACGGTGGGAGACCGCTGCCAAAGACGTGGGAAAAATTGACGCCGCCCTTTTCGATCACCGTACCGTTTTCAATGACCCGCGTGCGACCGCCGCCACCGGCAGGCCGGGCCCAGGCGTCTTCGACGAAGCGCGTGCCGCCATCCTCGGTTTCCAGGGCGGCGCAGATACGGTCTTGCAGGTCGAGCAGGTAGGCTTTCACGGCCTCGGTGCGAGTGGACATGACATCACCTTGATCAGGGCTACGCTACGCGGCGTACAACGGGCCGGTCGCAAATTGGCGCACAGGATACCACCGCACTTGCCCACGCCACAGTTGACGAAGGTCAAGCTTAGGAGTCCGATAGCAGGCTTGGTAAATGTCCCTCGACAAGGAGAGAGTGAAGATGGCCAAACGTATCCAGTTCAGTTCCCACGGCGGTCCCGAAGTGCTTGAGTACGTGGACTACCAGCCCGCCGAGCCGGGCCCGCAGCAGGTACGCGTCAGCAACAGGGCCATCGGGCTCAACTTCATCGACACCTATTACCGCAGCGGCTTGTACCCGCCACCGGCGCTGCCCTCGGGCCTGGGCGCCGAAGGGGCGGGCGTGGTCGAGGCGGTCGGCAGCGAGGTTTCGCGCTTCAAGGTCGGCGACCGGGTGGCGTATGGCAGCGGTCCACTGGGCGCCTACAGCGACGTGCACGTGTTGCCCGAAGCCAACCTGGTGCACCTGCCCGAATCCATCAGTTTCGAACAGGCGGCCGGCGTGATGCTCAAGGGCCTGACCGTGCAGTACCTGTTGCGCCAGACCTATGAACTCAAGGGCGGAGAAACCATCCTGTTTCACGCCGCCGCGGGTGGTGTGGGCTCGTTGGCGTGCCAGTGGGCCAAGGCCTTGGGCGTGAAGCTGATCGGCACCGTCAGCTCACCGGAGAAAGCCGCGATAGCCAAAGCCCATGGTGCTTGGGAAACCATCGACTACAGCAAGGAAAACGTCGCACAACGCGTGCTGGAATTGACTGACGGCAAAAAAGTACCCGTGGTGTACGACGGGGTCGGCAAGGACACCTGGCTGACCTCGCTGGACAGCGTCGCCCCCCGTGGCCTGGTGGTGAGCTTTGGCAATGCCTCGGGCGCGGTGGACGGGGTGAACCTGGGGATTCTTTCCGCCAAGGGCTCGCTGTACGTCACCCGCCCGACCCTGGCGACCTACGCCAACAACGCCGCAAACCTGCAACGCATGGCCGATGAACTGTTCGCGATGATCAGCAGCGGCAAGCTCACGGTGGACATCAACCAGCGTTATCCACTGGCGGAAGCGGCCAAGGCCCAGACCGAGTTGTCGGCGCGACGGACGACCGGGTCGACCATCCTCTTGCCCTGAGGTTGGGGGGCAGGTTGCTTGAAAAAACTGTGGAAGCGAGCTTGCTCGCGATTGCGGTGGGTCAGCTTGAATCCAAGTTGGATGTGCCGTTGTCTTCGCGGGCAAGCCCGCTCCCACAGAGGGGCCCATTGAACGCAAGACTTGTGTTCGCCGAGGATCAAATGTGGGAGCGGGCTTGCTCGCGAATGGGACCGGCGCGGTCTCAGTCCGGCCGCACGACTTTCCCGGTCGCCAGGTCGCGAATCACGCTGGGGTTCTTGCGCCCGCCCAGGTTACCGCCCAGCACCAAGTCGATCTGCCCACGGAAATACTGTTCGACGCGAATCCGCGTGCGCGCTGCCGGGCGACCCTGGGGGTTGGCCGAGGTTGACACCAATGGGCCGACCAGCGAGCAGAGGTCGCGCACCGTGGGATGATCGCTGACCCGCAGTGCGACGGTATCGTGCACACCGGTAATCCATTCAGGCAGCAGACACTGGTGCGGAACCAGCCAGGTATTGGGCCCTGGCCACGTGCTGGCCATGCGGTCCATCCAGGTTTCGGGGAAGTCTTCGAACAAGAAGTCGAACTGGCGGATATTGTCAGCCACCAGGATCAGGCCTTTGTCAGGCAACCGCGATTTGATCGCCAAGAGCCGTTCCACCGCTTCCTCGTTCCACGGATCACAACCCAGGCCCCAGACCGCTTCGGTTGGATAGGCAATCACCGCCCCGGCACGAATTTCTCGCGCGGCTTGTTGCACACGCCAACTGTTGACCATGAAAGAATCTCCGCAACACAAATAAGGCTGTGCGCAGTTTACCGATCTTCCCCATAAAACCTAGCGCGTGCGCGCAAACCAGCGACCATTGTCACGGATGGCGCGTCCTTCCATTTCCAGCTCGGTCAGGGCTGCAAGCACCTTGGGCAACCCCCAGCCACTGGCATCGGCCAGCGCCTCAGTGCTCAGCGGGGCGGCATGCAGCAGGCGCAACAGCGGATGGGTCACGGGTTCAGGCGCTTGGGCTGGCGCTAACCGCTGCCAGCCCCGCAAGGCTTCAAAGATATGTTCAACGGTTTCCACCAGCGCGGCGCCGTCGCGGATCAGTTGGTGACAGCCCCGGGCGCCGGGATGATGAATGGACCCCGGAATGGCGTACACCTCGCGACCCTGTTCGGCGGCCAGCCGTGCCGTGATCAGCGAGCCACTGGCAATACTGGCCTCCACCACCAGCACACCCAGGGACAAGCCGCTGATGATCCGGTTGCGGCGCGGAAAATTGCTGGCATGAGGTGGCGCGTCCAGCGGGAACTCCGACAGCACGGCGCTGCCCTGGGCAATCATCGCCTCCGCCAGTCGTCGATTGCGCTGTGGATAAAAATTTTCCAGGCCGGTGCCCAGTACGCCGATGGTGCGCCCGCCGACGTCCAGCGCCGCTTGATGGGCTGCCGCATCGATACCCAAGGCCAAGCCGCTGGTGATGACAAAACCGGCGCCGGCCAGGCTGCGGGAAAACGCCGCCGCGGTGTCCATGCCCGGTCGCGATGCGCGGCGACTGCCGACCATCGCCAGCTGGGGTTTTTCCAGGATCGATGCGTCGCCCGCGACGAACAGCAGCGGTGGCGCGTCGCTGATCTGCGCCAGCAGCGCCGGGTAGTCCGGTTGGTCCCACATCAATAAATGCTGACCCGAACGCTCTAGCCAGGCCAATGCGTGGGCGGCGCCGTCACGCACATCCGGGTTGCGCCGAGCCTCGGCGCACGCCGCAGGCAAGCGCAATGCTTGCCACGCGCTGGCCGGTGCGCTGATGGCTTTGGAGGCCGAGCCGAAGGCCTCCATCAGGGTCATGAAACGTTTGGGTCCAAGCTCCGGCAAGCGATGAAGACGTAGCCGGGCCTCCAGTTCCGCAGGGGAAACCGGAGCAGATTCAGGTAATGACATGCGATCA
Encoded proteins:
- the betC gene encoding choline-sulfatase encodes the protein MKRKNILFIMADQMAAPMLPIYGPSPIKLPNLSRLAAEGVVFDAAYCNSPLCAPSRFTLVSGQLPSKIGAYDNAADFPADVPTYAHYLRRLGYRTALSGKMHFCGPDQLHGYEERLTSDIYPADYGWAVNWDEPDVRPSWYHNMSSVLQAGPCVRTNQLDFDEEVVFKAQQYLFDHIREDGDQPFCLTVSMTHPHDPYTIPKAFWDLYEDKDIPLPHTPAQTELDPHSQRLLKVYDLWDKPLPVDKIRDARRAYFGACSYIDSNVGKLLQTLEDTGLLDDTIVVFSGDHGDMLGEKGLWYKMHWFEMAARVPLLISAPGQFASGRVSAAVSTADLLPTLVELAGGTLEPGLPLDGRSLVPHLQGQGGHDEVFGEYMAEGTVSPLMMIRRGPWKFIYSEDDPCLLFDVRNDPEEQEDLSQSPEHRTLFGDFLAQARAKWDIPTIHRQVLASQRRRRFVAQALTLGKLKSWDHQPMVDASQQYMRNHIDLDDLERKARYPQPCQNQ
- the choX gene encoding choline ABC transporter substrate-binding protein, with amino-acid sequence MQKLSTVLTAGLLALSSVSAWAEQSCDTVKMADPGWSDIAATNAITGFLLDGMGYKAKVDTLAVPITFGGLKDGQVDVFLGNWMPAQQGFYDKFVANGDVTQLAKNLDGTEFTLAVPDYVWDAGVHNFADLNKFADKFDKKIYGIGSGAPANLSLKEIIKTNDFGMGEWKLVESSEQAMLAEVSRAVKKQKFVTFLGWTPHPMNVQLKMHYLKGGEKYFGDTGSVYTLTRKGYAQACPNVGKLLTNLSFTQEMENSIMAEVVNNKVSNADAAKAWIKANPAVLDKWLDGVKTVDGKDALAAVKAKL
- a CDS encoding SulP family inorganic anion transporter; this translates as MAIPTRRSLLPFLNWLPRQTRASVGRDLIVGLSGAILALPQSIAYALIAGLPPEYGLYAAIVPVLIACLWGSSWHLICGPTAAISIVLYATVSPLAVPASEDYVTLILLLTVLAGIFQWLLGLLRFGALVNFVSHSVVLGFTLGAAVVIALGQLPNLLGLELPNEATALKGLLRLLSHIGAVDKPSLLLGLGTLVIGVVLKRLLPRWPSLLITLVLSSLLVWLWPAMFGHVALVSAFVGRLPPFAPLPLDLELILRLLPGAVAVGMLGLVTSLSIARSLSVRSGQLLDANQEVRAQGLSNIVGGFFSGSLSAGSFTRSGLSYEAGACSPLAGVFSALWVALFAVAGAKLIAHIPIPAMAGSILLIAWGLVDHRGIRALYRVSRAEFVVMGLTCLATLLLELQTAIYAGVLASLFFYLKRTSQPRVQHFREGEAEILRVGGSIFFGASHYLQVRLQRLQAQRVVIDAQQINFIDYSGVEMLHQEARRLRSQGRSLTLRMARPQVVEELLKLEGAQKCPILFED
- the aroE gene encoding shikimate dehydrogenase; amino-acid sequence: MDRYVVMGNPIGHSKSPLIHRLFAEQTGQALDYTTLLAPLEDFAGCARAFFREGRGANVTVPFKEDAFRLADSLTQRAQRAGAVNTLSKLADGRLLGDNTDGAGLVRDLTVNAGLSLKGKRILLLGAGGAVRGALEPLLAEAPASVIIANRTVEKAELLAELFADLGPVSASGFDWLQEPVDLIINATSASLSGEVPPIAGSLIEPGLTVCYDMMYGKEPTSFCRWASEHGAALAMDGLGMLAEQAGEAFYLWRGVRPDTAPVLAELRRQL
- the hemF gene encoding oxygen-dependent coproporphyrinogen oxidase produces the protein MSTRTEAVKAYLLDLQDRICAALETEDGGTRFVEDAWARPAGGGGRTRVIENGTVIEKGGVNFSHVFGSGLPPSASAHRPELAGRGFEALGVSLVIHPHNPHIPTSHANVRFFIAEKEGEEPVWWFGGGFDLTPYYGVEEDCVHWHRVAEQACAPFGPNVYARYKAWCDSYFHLKHRNEPRGIGGLFFDDLNEWDFDTSFAFMRAIGDAYIDAYLPIMRRRKNDPFTAKQREFQEFRRGRYVEFNLVYDRGTLFGLQSGGRTESILMSLPPQVRWGYDWKAEPGSEEARLTEYFLQDRDWLATA
- a CDS encoding NADPH:quinone reductase, with protein sequence MAKRIQFSSHGGPEVLEYVDYQPAEPGPQQVRVSNRAIGLNFIDTYYRSGLYPPPALPSGLGAEGAGVVEAVGSEVSRFKVGDRVAYGSGPLGAYSDVHVLPEANLVHLPESISFEQAAGVMLKGLTVQYLLRQTYELKGGETILFHAAAGGVGSLACQWAKALGVKLIGTVSSPEKAAIAKAHGAWETIDYSKENVAQRVLELTDGKKVPVVYDGVGKDTWLTSLDSVAPRGLVVSFGNASGAVDGVNLGILSAKGSLYVTRPTLATYANNAANLQRMADELFAMISSGKLTVDINQRYPLAEAAKAQTELSARRTTGSTILLP
- a CDS encoding L-threonylcarbamoyladenylate synthase; translated protein: MVNSWRVQQAAREIRAGAVIAYPTEAVWGLGCDPWNEEAVERLLAIKSRLPDKGLILVADNIRQFDFLFEDFPETWMDRMASTWPGPNTWLVPHQCLLPEWITGVHDTVALRVSDHPTVRDLCSLVGPLVSTSANPQGRPAARTRIRVEQYFRGQIDLVLGGNLGGRKNPSVIRDLATGKVVRPD
- the dprA gene encoding DNA-processing protein DprA; the encoded protein is MSLPESAPVSPAELEARLRLHRLPELGPKRFMTLMEAFGSASKAISAPASAWQALRLPAACAEARRNPDVRDGAAHALAWLERSGQHLLMWDQPDYPALLAQISDAPPLLFVAGDASILEKPQLAMVGSRRASRPGMDTAAAFSRSLAGAGFVITSGLALGIDAAAHQAALDVGGRTIGVLGTGLENFYPQRNRRLAEAMIAQGSAVLSEFPLDAPPHASNFPRRNRIISGLSLGVLVVEASIASGSLITARLAAEQGREVYAIPGSIHHPGARGCHQLIRDGAALVETVEHIFEALRGWQRLAPAQAPEPVTHPLLRLLHAAPLSTEALADASGWGLPKVLAALTELEMEGRAIRDNGRWFARTR